A part of Entelurus aequoreus isolate RoL-2023_Sb linkage group LG03, RoL_Eaeq_v1.1, whole genome shotgun sequence genomic DNA contains:
- the LOC133645952 gene encoding group XIIB secretory phospholipase A2-like protein yields MLLRTLLLLLCVSAGVCATLGHYQSTAQDKEEPPAVDPRDTVAEDPPLGEEHKEPEADHTAAEGVGAPVASTQRPPEDVEIHAEGQQQPSEEEESNEIKHVETKPPANVSSPRDDNSSWSINSIRSSFQTVHGYFDSLVELVGGHNGVCQYRCRYGEHPQPRPDYKHQEPNGCSSSMVGFQLDLGIPAMTECCNHLDVCYDNCGVNKYECDTNFRSCLHNICSDLKRSLGFVSKVEGPNPAWK; encoded by the exons ATGCTGCTGCGGACTCTTCTCCTCCTCCTATGTGTGTCGGCCGGCGTGTGCGCCACTCTGGGCCACTACCAGTCCACAGCCCAGGACAAGGAGGAACCTCCCGCGGTGGATCCACGAGACACGGTTGCAGAAGACCCCCCACTGGGTGAAGAACACAAAGAGCCTGAGGCGGACCACACAGCAGCTGAGGGTGTTGGTGCTCCAGTTGCAAGCACACAGAGGCCACCTGAAGATGTGGAGATCCATGCTGAAGGCCAGCAGCAACCTTCTGAGGAGGAAGAGAGCAATGAGATCAAGCATGTCGAGACTAAACCGCCGGCGAACGTTTCCTCTCCGCGTGACGACAACAGCAGCTGGAGCATCAACTCGATCAGGAGCAGTTTCCAAACCGTGCACGGCTACTTCGACTCCCTGGTGGAGCTGGTGGGGGGACACAATGGCGTGTGTCAGTACCGCTGCAGATATG GAGAACATCCTCAGCCCCGCCCCGACTACAAGCACCAAGAACCCAATGGCTGCAGCTCCTCTATGGTGGGATTTCAG CTCGACCTGGGTATCCCCGCCATGACCGAGTGCTGTAACCATCTCGACGTGTGCTACGACAACTGTGGCGTTAACAAGTACGAATGTGACACCAACTTTCGCTCTTGTCTTCACAACATCTGCTCTGACCTGAAGAGAAGTCTTGGCTTTGTGTCCAAAGTGGAAG GGCCAAATCCTGCTTGGAAATGA